tcgtccgctggtttcCATCAGCATTCCACTGTTCGACCATCCCTGTTGCGTAATGCGGATTGCGTATGCcctcattcattgttgaaatcatatgctggatgctttattctttctatgtgttttttagttaatgatcgggctataataagaccatGTTGGCTATGCAATCCCGGACAAATACGATGCCCTGCAATAGCCGCAATTATTCTCTCATGCACCATGATGAAGGAACAAAACTAGGAACTGAAGTTCTCGCGTATGTTTACCGGGACCCACGCCGCTGAGAgacatctacattccgattggctggcggtCATTTACTGTCGAAATGCTgctagctcatttgcatagagtTGAGCTGTTTTGAACTCTAATTTAAAGctttacagctttaaagctatcgccCATTGTTTATCGCTCCTATCGCTTTATCGCTCATGtctaatagaaagtgaatgggcgtttatcgctcaaaacactttacagcttttggtgtgaacacacagtaaGAGGTATTCATTTGATggctgtgtttactgtttggtggaaaacacaaaagaaaaactaCACAAAagaatttgtgtagttttgacaaaacattaactcttctcaggtttgtgtttagagttttgagaaattgagctatattttcagaaaacgtgtttaagcgattgagaaaaactgtaataaatGTTGCGATTTTTGTAAAGTAATTTCCTCAAGAATAAAACCCCAAATACCACCTGTAGTACCCTCGCCTACCACCGGTGGTGCGCGAACCACAGGTTGAAAAACACTGGGGTAGATTGTGGGTTACCTGTCGGGGTGGTTGTTGGAGACGTCCACATCGTCGTAAACCTCCTGATCATCAATCtcctgggggggctgggggccctgctgctgctgcttccagCTCTGCAGGTCCACCTCCACACAGTCGTTCTTCAGATAGCCGACTGGAGCAGGGAGCGAGAAATAgggaataggagagagagagagagagagagagagagagagagagagagagagagagagagagagagagacatatgggGTAGtcgggtagagagggagagggaagaattgagtgggagagagagagggagagagagagggggaaagagttaGTGAGGAcaaagcgagagaaagagagagagagggagggagagagggagagggaaagagttagtgagagagagggaaagagtaagtgagagagagagagagagagagagagagagagagagagggagagggagagggagagagagagagagggagagagatatggagtagtggggtagagagggagagggaaaaagtgagtgggagagagagagagagagagagagagagggagggagggagggggagagagagagagagggggaaagagttaGTGAGGACaaagcgagagaaagagggagagaaagagggagagagagagagggagagagagtgagggagaggtaaagagttagtgagagagagcaagagagagagggagagagagagagagggagagagaattggAGAGAAAGCGACAGATAAATGGGGACACATGTCTTCTCAAAAACACAAAtcctcaaataaaaataaaataacaaagatATTTTACCtatgttattatatttgttatttgtttacAATGGCGCCCATGAGTGCATTGATTGTTAGCATGGCCATATATAAAACAGCTCTACATAAAAGTCATTGGTTATAAGTGAAGAGAGATGAAACCTACTGGAGCCGTTTGCCAGCCGACCCAGCCACTTCCCCTCCGGGTTGTCCTGGACACGAATGATGTCCACACAGTCCCCCTTCTTCAGGGCCAGGTCCGTCTTACTGCCCTTGCATTCCACCAACACCTTGACCTGGTGCATCTTCTCAAGGGGGCCCACCAgctggggcacacacacacacacacacacacacacacacacatgcagacaaacacaaacacacagacacacacacacgtatgcacgcatgcacatacacgtacGCACCCACAGACGCATACaggcacacatgtatgcacacatatgcacacatacacacacacgcacacacatgtatacacaaacacgcacacacacacgcacgcacgccgaaacacacgcacacatatgcacacacacgcagaaacacacacacacacacacagataaagaagaagaaatacaTCAACATCTGAggtgtacattttttttttttgttattatagGCTGTTACTAGTGACAGCCTGTTGTCACATACTGTTCTGCCATGTTTCATTAAGCCCTTTTTATAACAGTGTACAATAGGAGGATtgcattattataaaaaaatgtttcCCCACTTTAAACTTTTTGCGGGCCTcgttctccttcttctctctctctttctgctcttTCTTTTCAGCTTCCAGTCGctttttctcctccttctgcttTTCTTTCGATTCTTGCTCTGCTGCTTCCCTTTTggacgagaggagagaaagagaaagggcgAGCGGTCTACATGTGATTGTATCTCAATAGTGTTGTCATAAGCACGAAAAAACATATTAAAGaattattcattaattaatatGGATTTATCAACAGACCCCTTTTCATCATAGGACAAATACCACTGCTCATCAAACTTATCACAGGTCTGCTTCTTTTCTGAACCAGAGCAGCACTGGCAGTAGGCCACACAAATGGTTATCATACATTGAGCATGGACCATGCTAGCCTAGAGACCATAGCTTGGAGGTCATAGCAGGATGGAGTGAACAGAGTGTGCGGTCACGTGATCAGGATGGAGTGAACAGAGTGTGAGGTCACGTGATCAGGATGGAGTGAACAGAATGTGAGGTCACGTGATCAGGATGGAGTGAACAGAATGTGAGGTAACGTGATCATGATGGAGTGAACAGAACGGAGGTCAGGTGATCAGGGTGGTCTCCAGGCTGGGACCGTGCGCCCTGGTGCACTGAAGTAGCAGACCCATCGGGGACAAGGATCTATTGGGTTATTCTCTTATTAGATATCTTTCTCTGGTAAAGGTTAGACTTGTCCTCACCATCGTTCATCTAGTTCTTCATACGTCTCACCATCGCTCTCGTCATCTTGTggctaaatataaaataaaataaatttaatACAACCTGATAGAGCACAAAcagaaaaaagtttttttgttcTCACTGAATTGATTAACAATAGCATTGTTCATCTCATGTAGTGTGATTTACATGTCGTATTGTCAACACAATACGACATCCGTTTACATATTTAAGCTGgaatgtgtgtcagtgtgtgtaaaCATGCATTTCAATGTGCgtataaatgtgtttaaagtgtgtttaGAATTTTACCTTGGACACGAGCCGTGGTCGACCTAAAGGGAAAGAACATTAAATCATCACATTAACACAATAATATCAGTCTAAAACAccagccatctctctctctctctctctctctctctctctctctctctctctctctctctctctctctctctctctctctctatatatatatatatatatatatatatatatatatatatctgagcttgtgtgtgtgtgtgttttttgttttgtggagCTGTTGTGGGAGACGTTggaggctctgtgtgtgtgtgtaccttcggttgagggtggtgggggtggagcagTTTTAATCAAGCCCACATCATCGTATTCCTCTGGATCCGGTTCACTATGAAAGGAAGAAATATCTGGTTGTACGTGTCATGCTagtaatatttgtgtgtgtgtgtgtgtgtgtgtgtgtgtgtgtgtgtgtgcgtgtgtgtgtgtgtgtgtgtgtgtgtgtgtgtgtgtgtgtgtgtacatgagcgTGCATGCTTATgttcattggtgtgtgtgtgtgtgtgtgtgtgtgtttgtgcgtgtgtgtattagtgtgtacGAGCACACGTGCTTGGGTACTttcgtgtttgtatgtgtgtgtgtgtgtgtgtgtgtgtgtgtgtctgtgtgtgtgtgtttgtgtgtgtttgcgtgtgtgttagtgtgtacgaacatgtgtccgtgtgtacatttgtttgtatgtgtgtgtgtgtgtgtgtgcgtgtgtgttagtgtgtacgaacatgtgtccgtgtgtacatttgttcgtgtgtgtgtgtgttgtgcacacCTAATCCCCGGGTGTCGGGGTGGCAGACTTGGAGCCATGGGCTGAGCAGATAAGGGCGGGGTCCCACCACCGTTGCTTTGGTTACTGGGGTGAGAAGCTGGTGGAGGCGGGACAATGACTGGTCCCTgatctgtgatgtcacaaaacaAAACCTCGTCATCATAGGCAGTGACATGGCAGAGTGGGGCCACTTCTGAAACACCCCACTGTGGtaccttaaaggtgacatattataccaccaggaggGAGTGTGATTAGCAATAACTAGCCGTTATGGAAATCTGCCACTTCTGacctcacaagtgggcgtgtttccacctagatgtatgacggagaGATGAGTAACGTTTGCTATAGTCCACTGGGTAGTCTTGTATACTGATCCAACCATCTAGGGGGATaagcccacttgtgatgtcaaaagAGGTTGATTTTCcacggcttgtaacagctaatcacactcacacctggtggtataatgtgtcaCCTTTAACGTGGCTTGGTTAAGCCATGTTCCTTAACCTTGATTAAGGCGGTTCCCAGGACAGACCATAATGTTGTGCGTAACTCAGGTTCCCCAGCTGGTTTGACTTTCGACAAGTCAATTGAAGTTCTGAAAAAATGCAACTTTTCGATTCGTTTTTCTCCTTCCCCTCAACGCTAAACGACGATGCATTAAAACATCTATAAACAGTGACTTTAAGTAGAATGTGGAACTTGGGAATGTTTTAAAATAAGGTTGCGGGCAGATAAGTTGGGGGCAATTGAGGAACTAAAATTGTTTCCTCTAAAGGTCCTCTTAGGTTTTAGCTGGGTTTATCATGAACTTCTTTTATTAAACCACTCTTACTTGGTCAAAACTAAATTGGGGCATTTTTAAATATAAGTGCCTTGATTGTTATCTGAAGAGTAAACAGAAAAGAGATAAACTTGGTCTAGTGCCAATAATCAATCCAACACACATGTGTATGCATTAGCAGAAACCACAACCCTGAAATTATATTTCACTGAAATGTAGTTTCACTCGTTCAAATCTAACACTAATGCTATACCTTTCTGCGGGAAGAAAAACACAAGTGGCAGGATGGCGGTTTCTTAAGACGAATGCAACACATGTTTTCCTAGAGCTGCCTACAGTCTACACAGGTTTTATATCAAACCTTTACTGATGCTTTGTCTAAGGACATTAGTGATGTTAGTGATGAGGGTCTGAGATTTATTGTCagcaatacaaaaaaaagaaaactgtgTGTTAGTTTTGCTTCCTGTTGTGTTGACTTTGATGACCTAagctataaaatataaaaatttcATGATTGTGGAATAAACCTCACTTATTTTTACAAAAATCTATCTTGGTTCACCCTCGCATTTCTAATTTCCCATCTCCATGGAAACCCAACTTGTGTTAACAAATGGAACAATCACTCAAACCAATCAGGTATGCTGCCCGCTGTCCCATACCTGTTCTTTAATGAGCAGGTATTCACTGTAGCTTTAAGACATCATTAAAAAACATCATTGTGTCTAAACATTTGGATTATACTATAAACTATAGAATAtatgatacaaaaaaaatgcaacataatacattatacataataaataatgtatgataagattatatataaaatattttctttatgtataatgtataaaGTATAATGTAAAATCTATAATGTACAATGTAtagaatgtttaaaaaaaaacactgaccaGGGCCTTTGGCCTGTCCCCTGAAGCGGTCCAGGTTGACCCGGGGCGGGCGGTTGGGTTTGGCGGGCGGCGGGCCGAGCAGCAGGGGGTTGGGCAGGGGGTTCCTCCTGGGCGCCCCGTCCGGATCCCCCCCATTTTGCTGAGGAGCCGGACGGGAGTCCAAGTTCCTCCTGATGAAACTACCAGGCTTCTTATTGACCAGAGGCTTCGGAGGAGGGGTGGAATTCCTGGCGTCCACCGCCTTCGGCGGGTTCGGCTTCGTCTTCTCCATCGCCATCGCCCCGGAAGCGCTGATGGGGGCGATGGTGAAGCCCATGGGCAGCCGGGAGGCCGAGGCGTTGATGTGTTTGTTCTCGGACTCCGCTTTGGCGTCCTCGCCGTGCAGCCATGTCTTCGTGACGGCGCTGCTCGGTTTCTGCTGCGCCGGGGGCGCCTTGGACATCAGGCCGCCGTGATTGGAGGCTGTACcaccagcgccgccgccgccaccgccgccgccgccgccgtctctCACCCAGGAGGGCTTGACGGTCGTGGGCATCACAGGGGGCGGCTTGTGGAAGGCAGGTCGCGACTCAGTGAGGGGGGCACTGCCGGGGGGCTTCAGGACGGGGAGTTTGGGTTTGGGGAGCGTGGGCTCGGGGTGGCCGCGTGGAAAGGGCTtgccgccgctgccgctgccgctgccgctgccgccgtGTTCCTCCTGGGGCACGGAGAAGCGGCCGGCCAGAGCCTTGGCCGTCTCCTGGCCTCCACGTGGAGCTCCtttgcaggaggaggtggacgaggGTTTAGGGAAAGCGGGTTTTGAAGGAAAGCTGGAGGGGCCATCAAAGCTAGGCTTCTTGGGCAGCAAgaaggggggagtgggggaggaggtggaggaggaggacagggtggGATGCAAGGGCGTCTTGAGACGTCCGGGATGAGAGGGAGACCCTGTGCTGTCTGTCTGGGGGCTGGCGGTCTGAGCGGCCTGGAAGCGAGCCCTGATGGCTTTCACATCTGATTCCTGGTGGGAAAATGTAGAGTTGTTTCAGTTAGTGTTAGTGCTGCGTGATAGTTCGCTTCCCAGGTCGTCGGGTCATTCAAAAGAGGAATGCAGTCATGGCTTTTGTCGCGTGCGTGAGCATTAAATGATCGTACCACAACCACCGACATCCTAACACACAGGATGTGGTGTTTTTTCATGATTCACCTAAAAAAGGcgatgttataaaaaaaaagactgaaacAAGAAGAATCAAACTAATGGCAGCCACGCTTTGTTTTTACATTGAATTACCTACTTTGGTTTGCGGTAAGTAGTCACTGCACACCTGTGTACTCTTTTACACTTTGTACTCAAAAATCGACAAAGAAGCTAGTTGAATCCACACACAAGGCGAATTCATGCTTTATTTACTTAATCAAGGCTAGTTTGAATGAGGCTTCAGAAGTGAAGGAAGTAAAGATAAAGGGGGAACGACTACAGTGACTTGCCTTATTCACGCCATAGAATTGAAAACTGCACCAGTGAGTCACACTGCGGTGGATTGAGTACAACCAATGAAGTATTGATCTACTTGCGTTGTATTTAAAGTCATCAGCATAAATGCTCATGTAGGCCTCCATTTCTGACAGCATAAACACAGCAGGCCATGTATTGAGAAAAGGCTTGTTTTGTTCTGCTGCTGTGTCCAAACAGTGGTTAACCCAAAATGATCCAACGCAATGTTTCTAGGAACATTGACAGACTGCTGCAATAGTCTACTTTACAGTACTGTCAAATGCTATGACTACTACTTGCACAACTGTAATTTGAAATGTATGCAGTATAAATGtatagaagtagtagtagtagtagtagtagttgtagtagtagtaatagtcgTTTTTAtaatagtggtagtagtagcaaTAGTAGTTgttgtagtattagtagtatccTACAAAATGAGTAAGAGAGTTTTTTCTTGTCCTCTGGGGGCAAGGGTGAGGGGGGaatcataaatatatggcctgtttagccctttgaggctgtacctttgattaagggctatacaaaattgaattgaatttaataCAGAAACACCTGATTGCCGAGAAACCTGTTTGCCAAGTTACCAGGGCAGTGTTATTGTTTTCAGAGCCATACATAATGCTGTGCACAAATGTTCGTCGGTTCATTGTCTGTAATATAACAGAGAGCTTCTGCAACCTAATGCTCAGGCGATCATCGTTCCTGGCTAAAGTATATATGCTCTATTTGTATACTTTCCCTTTCACTTGTATCTTCTATTTGGCACCACTTCAatgtaaaatacataaataatatttaataCACTAGGGACTCCAGTGAATTGCTTCTCACATTTCTAGGTCAGCGTGATTCCGCATGATGTTACATTCTTACTtcatacaataataaaaaattgtatccagtaaaaaaaaaaaatctacaaAACATTACAACATTTAATGTATGGTAAGAATATCAAAAATGTGCAATTTATTaactaacaacaacaaacaacaacattaatCTGTCTGAGGTCATAACTAGTTTGATACTGATGGACTGGTACTGGCTTACCATTACAACAAAGAGGAAGCATTAGATGTATTTCCAATGTGGTGAAAAGAGACGCTTTCACCATCATCTTTCACAATCCAGCTGACACAACAACTGCTTCCACTGCTGCTTCTCCATTACTGGCTGGCAACTCCATTGAGTAAGGAACTAACTCTCAGGCTTTCATATGCAAAAGCAACACCAAATGAAGTTTAGTATTTAATGCTTTAACCTTGGAAATGTCACACATGTTTCTTATATGAAGTACACAAAACTGTGATAGTATTCAGCTGATAATAACCCAATCTACTAGCATATAAGAAACTTATTTAGAAAAGTAAATGAGGATACATTTCAGTGtttaaaatgcatacaaaaatgATATACGGAAATAACATAGCTGAATACAGGTGGAATACAAACACAAGTTATTGCCTGATCGACTAAGTAAACATAGGTCAAtggttactcgttactgaagTGAATCGGATACAACTTTCACACCAGATGAAACCCAGGCAAGTTTCGAAGAAACCTCACGCTTGTTCACATATCCATGAAAACCTCATGATCTTCCATCAAACCGATGTGGTGCCATTCCTCAACGCTGGGAAGCTACAGAGACAGACCATAATAAGTCATGTTGGTACTCACCATTTTCAGGACGGCAATAATCCCAGACTTCTGTGAGAGAGTGctgatgagtgtgtgagtgtgaatgagtTACCAAGGCTGTCATAAAGACACACTAacggacacaaatacacacacaaacacacgcccatacacacacagataaaggaGGAGAAATACAAGAGCAACCACTGAGGTCTATATCTGAGCCTGGATGTCAAGTctctgtttgtatctgtgtgtgtctatgtgtgcaacAGGGGCAATGCTAATGACTATCTACTTCCTCTCTCCACAGTTTGTATGtgaatgcattgtgtgtgtgtgtgtgtgtgtgtgtgtgtgtgtgtgtgtgtgtgtgtgtgtgtgtgtgtgtgtgtgtgtgtgtgtgtgtgtgtgtgtgtgtgtgtgtgtgtgtgtgtgtgtgtgtgtgtgtgtgtgtgcaggtctcaCAACCTCTTATCTCCCCATGTTCATCAGCAGTATTTGCGTGTACCAGAAACGTGCCTAATCATTAACATCGCCATTGAATGTCATGCACAGacatttttccttttcaaaAATATTTAGAATCTTTATAGTTCTCATATTGCTGTCATCGTTAGGAAATATTCTCACCCTCATATATTGTTGGACCCCCCTCACAAATATGAATTGattaaataatgaaaacaacgtgtcaaaataaaaaagtattgaCTCAATTAAAAGACCTGTGgttgaaaataattaaaagttTTATCTTAAGTTAATGATAGACCGAAGTAATGATGCATTACTTCCTGGGGCAATCCTAAGCGAACAATTAAAGTGACCTGGACCGATGAGCTAATCCCCAGTCCAACATGGCAGGGCTGAGTGATAGCAATGAGACGACTGTTAGgcaatgtttgtgtctgtttgcctTGCACTATTACTGAAGattccccttcctctttcattgtcCCTCTGTCATCTATCTTTAGCCTCTTCATAAATGAAGTGCATAACGTATTTGTAACATATCATTATGCTCATAGGAATAAGTAAAGCTCTTTCTGATGTGTTTGCTAAACGGTTTACTCTACTAAGCAAAGAATGTTTGGATACAGTTCTGCAATGCTATGTGGATATATTCTCTTGTCTTAGATCTGCActtgattggtcaaaaagtaTATGCCACACACATCAAGtaacataaataacaataaagcaATTAGCTAATTAGGATTTGTGTGAAATACCGCCAGCTAGTGGCCATCAAAGGAAGCATAATAACGTCACTTACAGATTATTAGTATCCCTTCGTTCCACCTCTTTATTTCCAAACAAAGTGACGGATTGTAAACATGAGTTTAACTTTAAATCTAGTCATTTAATGTTTACAAGAGCCGCACTTTGAATATAGTTGTGGATTGTCTATGAGCAACGCAAAAACCTCCAGAGAACCTCGATTATGAAATAATATTGAATTTGGAGATACGCTATAAAtgaacattgttgttgttttttatagaatGATGCAGTAGGAAAATAAATCGACTTCTTTAaatttctggattttttttagTGGCTATATTTAAATACAATAATGGATCAAATTAACAAATTGAAATGAACTTGACTCATTGTATAATATATGTGCCGTTAATGTTGCATACCGTTTGCGATATAGTGCATAATTGATAGCAAATTGTGCCTTCGACCTAAGTTAGCTTCGTATAAAAGTCAAATAGTTTCAAAGCATTACGCAAGCTATATAACACTGGTTTTATAAACCCATATTGGCCGTAAaaggcaaataaaaaaaacttgttGACATTAAAGATAGATAACgaaaataacatttattattacaACACACGATCAGAACTGAAAAGTTGTTGGTCAAAGCTCATTTAAAATTCTTTACAATTCTTGCACATGAATTGTAATGGGTTTGTTTATATGAGAACAATTGAAGCCAAATTCTGGCTATATATGAACTTCTCCTTTCCCCCTTTCTTCCTGTTTTACTGCTGTAGCAACCAGCCCAGAGTACCACCCCacagaatatattttttatgttatttctGCCCCATTAATGTTTCTAACCATCACATCTTCACAATCAAAAAGGCATTCATCCTTGTAATCTTCACCGATGTCATTTTATTGAAATATTTATTCTGTTCACTTCTGCTGGTCTACTATGATGCCGGAGCATGTGAGGGGAGTCTGTGAGTAGTGTCACCCTGAAGGGCAGTATTTCACACCTCTGTCACTCAAAGTCATTTCTGCATGCGTGTCCCATCAGTCCTCTCCACGATGATAAAGTCGACGCTCATCAGCGAGCTCCTTA
The nucleotide sequence above comes from Gadus chalcogrammus isolate NIFS_2021 chromosome 4, NIFS_Gcha_1.0, whole genome shotgun sequence. Encoded proteins:
- the LOC130381325 gene encoding FYN-binding protein 1-like, with the protein product MPTTVKPSWVRDGGGGGGGGGGAGGTASNHGGLMSKAPPAQQKPSSAVTKTWLHGEDAKAESENKHINASASRLPMGFTIAPISASGAMAMEKTKPNPPKAVDARNSTPPPKPLVNKKPGSFIRRNLDSRPAPQQNGGDPDGAPRRNPLPNPLLLGPPPAKPNRPPRVNLDRFRGQAKGPDQGPVIVPPPPASHPSNQSNGGGTPPLSAQPMAPSLPPRHPGISEPDPEEYDDVGLIKTAPPPPPSTEGRPRLVSKPQDDESDGETYEELDERWEAAEQESKEKQKEEKKRLEAEKKEQKEREKKENEARKKFKLVGPLEKMHQVKVLVECKGSKTDLALKKGDCVDIIRVQDNPEGKWLGRLANGSIGYLKNDCVEVDLQSWKQQQQGPQPPQEIDDQEVYDDVDVSNNHPDSGIRGSRVILPPPPDDTEEIYDDAIDASLDVRVPPPSQFTAKGQPGALIDDEIYDDIDSQVVPPPLPVSSHPPTKTKMEEIDPKRQKKLEKEEKEFRKKFKYEGEIQVLYQVTIIPTLTLKKLSGKDLPVKPGETLDVIVKAVDNKLVCRNEEGKFGTVLTSHIVTDDGDIYDDIGDECIYDND